One genomic segment of Leptotrichia hongkongensis includes these proteins:
- a CDS encoding antifreeze protein — protein sequence MKKFIFLAIILLFVSSCGVIQRANMRRAIRNSGGSCEYVQGVGEICAVPIRQ from the coding sequence ATGAAAAAATTTATATTTTTAGCAATTATTTTATTGTTTGTAAGCAGTTGCGGAGTAATCCAAAGAGCAAATATGAGAAGAGCAATAAGAAATAGTGGCGGTTCGTGTGAATACGTACAAGGTGTTGGAGAAATCTGTGCAGTGCCTATAAGACAATAA
- a CDS encoding regulator — MKDEKSYVETERIREQSELGRKEEKIVNCVDISDSQKVFIKFSTVTYRNLIKWVIIGGICGILMPFFQVAMLGVIISVFCCFSILMTILFNGIRTVELKENTFVTNVENEDIDYKSLGYFIITTYSGDFLAYRNNKNYWRTISEIAFPSQTIQSLLKNHLLDRIPVSKEIINSGGEEVFGVRSEEDIKADYRKRDFLGKRRDRVYRAMRDKVVPLDRLQNEARKVFETPNNKLIIKKEGLVVDGAIYPWNRLQPIKVSRNFGGMLEIKTREDEIIFSERATAVVKLPLFEALYNSMVFQK, encoded by the coding sequence ATGAAAGATGAAAAAAGCTACGTAGAAACGGAAAGAATAAGAGAGCAATCAGAATTAGGGAGGAAAGAAGAAAAAATAGTAAACTGTGTGGATATTTCAGACAGTCAGAAAGTGTTTATAAAATTTAGCACAGTTACGTATAGAAATTTAATAAAATGGGTTATTATTGGTGGAATTTGTGGGATTTTGATGCCTTTTTTTCAAGTGGCGATGCTTGGTGTGATAATTTCGGTATTTTGCTGTTTTTCGATATTGATGACAATATTGTTTAATGGGATAAGAACTGTGGAATTGAAGGAAAATACTTTTGTTACAAATGTTGAAAATGAAGATATAGATTATAAATCTTTGGGATATTTTATAATAACAACATATTCAGGGGATTTCCTGGCTTATAGAAATAATAAGAACTACTGGAGAACAATATCTGAAATAGCTTTTCCATCACAAACTATACAAAGTCTTCTAAAAAATCATCTGCTTGACAGAATCCCTGTTTCCAAAGAAATTATAAATTCAGGTGGGGAAGAAGTTTTTGGTGTACGTTCAGAAGAAGATATAAAAGCTGATTACCGTAAAAGAGATTTTCTTGGAAAGCGTAGAGATAGAGTTTATCGAGCTATGAGAGATAAAGTTGTGCCTCTTGACAGACTTCAAAATGAGGCTCGTAAAGTTTTTGAAACCCCAAATAATAAGTTGATAATAAAAAAAGAAGGATTAGTTGTAGATGGTGCAATTTATCCGTGGAATAGACTACAGCCAATAAAAGTTTCTAGAAATTTTGGAGGAATGTTAGAAATAAAAACAAGAGAAGATGAAATAATTTTTTCTGAAAGGGCAACAGCGGTAGTAAAACTTCCTTTATTTGAGGCATTGTATAATTCAATGGTTTTTCAAAAATAA
- a CDS encoding transposase, producing MKKILEKIGKDELLEYSRLGDRFSVGNYIGNSSKFHIFTSINPYGKYEGYKFLKNEELKKLGRKKWYLELMKGNIKERLSNEGKTVILRKDSFFKHLFEYFVKNKIRLQISYDRDWNNNGYLIKNSDEFFWFHFCDEENEDEEEIIRKYGVKIIRTGKNVIKDIVVEDSEIKKNKLIKVYDLDDVLGDIIFQDDNYILIYEKDLFFGDYKFTILKMSDIEEINDRINLIETKEINLEEIFQNIVKMKIEEVLKKCFENKILVHFEHEKSYSEKFGIIERFDNKKIILKEIDKMTGIFVAKSEIMIEDISFLFVRNCKVLGIEE from the coding sequence ATGAAAAAGATTTTAGAGAAAATTGGGAAAGATGAGTTGCTGGAGTATTCACGTTTAGGAGATAGATTTTCTGTTGGGAATTATATTGGAAATAGTAGTAAATTTCATATTTTCACATCAATTAACCCTTACGGAAAGTATGAAGGATACAAATTTTTAAAAAATGAAGAATTGAAAAAATTAGGAAGAAAAAAATGGTATTTAGAATTAATGAAGGGAAATATAAAAGAGAGACTTTCCAATGAGGGAAAAACGGTTATTTTAAGAAAAGATAGTTTTTTTAAACATTTATTTGAGTATTTTGTAAAAAATAAAATAAGATTACAAATTTCTTATGATAGAGATTGGAATAATAATGGCTATTTAATTAAAAATTCAGATGAGTTTTTTTGGTTTCATTTTTGTGATGAAGAAAATGAAGACGAAGAAGAAATTATAAGAAAATATGGAGTAAAAATTATAAGAACAGGAAAAAACGTTATAAAAGATATTGTTGTAGAAGATAGCGAAATTAAAAAAAATAAATTAATAAAAGTTTACGATTTAGATGATGTTTTAGGTGATATTATCTTTCAAGATGATAATTATATTTTGATTTATGAAAAGGATTTATTTTTTGGCGATTATAAATTTACAATATTAAAAATGTCTGATATTGAAGAAATTAATGATAGAATAAATTTAATAGAAACAAAAGAGATAAATTTAGAAGAAATTTTTCAAAATATTGTAAAAATGAAAATAGAAGAAGTTTTGAAAAAATGCTTTGAAAATAAAATATTAGTGCATTTTGAGCATGAGAAATCATATTCTGAAAAATTTGGGATAATTGAAAGATTTGATAACAAGAAAATAATTTTAAAAGAAATAGATAAAATGACTGGAATTTTTGTTGCTAAATCTGAGATAATGATTGAAGATATTTCGTTTTTATTTGTGAGAAATTGTAAAGTTTTAGGAATTGAGGAGTAA
- a CDS encoding DUF937 domain-containing protein: protein MNLEALFGLLQGQDLGKLTEQIGGNSTQVKDGVTAALPAILAAVNKNANNSEKAEGLNNALNQHDGSILNNLGSYLQNPDLKDGAGILGHLFGNNTQNVANAVSQSSGLDNQGSMKILQTLAPLVLGALGQQKKENNLDAEGIGNLTSNLAANFTGEGGMMSMITNMLDANKDGNVMDDVMGLVGKFFGGKK from the coding sequence ATGAATTTAGAAGCATTATTTGGACTTTTACAGGGACAGGATCTAGGAAAATTGACAGAACAGATAGGAGGAAACAGTACGCAAGTAAAAGATGGAGTAACGGCAGCTTTACCTGCAATATTGGCAGCAGTTAATAAAAATGCAAATAACAGTGAAAAAGCAGAAGGGTTGAATAACGCATTAAATCAGCACGATGGTTCAATATTAAATAACCTTGGAAGTTATTTGCAAAATCCTGATTTAAAAGATGGAGCGGGAATATTGGGACATCTGTTTGGAAATAATACACAAAATGTGGCAAACGCTGTTTCACAGTCAAGTGGACTAGATAACCAAGGAAGCATGAAAATCTTGCAAACATTGGCTCCACTTGTATTAGGTGCATTAGGACAGCAAAAAAAGGAAAATAATCTAGATGCAGAAGGAATTGGTAACTTAACTTCAAACCTTGCAGCAAACTTTACAGGTGAAGGTGGAATGATGAGTATGATTACAAATATGCTGGATGCAAATAAAGATGGAAACGTAATGGATGATGTAATGGGATTAGTTGGAAAATTTTTTGGCGGTAAAAAATAG
- a CDS encoding SEL1-like repeat protein, which yields MEILISVLIAVIGIVILIIMNFRNRKKMDEFDDFSREMQERKKRKRKVREIQKYEAEERASFSESAYDENRISSESEPKQNEKTSNVDKFGVKIVSLDDIVTEDYGKDFIEYDKKESEEYQENIRTANIFIMSGFFGEARDKIAESLKFSQRANYELGKYYYYCEKDNQSAVNALNLAYNSGIKEAMYYIGLIEEESGNYEIAKGWYVAGAENGEINSIIRLGKIAEEKKDYEEAESIYLKIADTKNAELIYNLVRIYFKQNKREKILEWQEKLLNEKQIMGLNSEIIKNIEFMLGNEKDRKYVELINQGNELLEKKDKGNAQKLFLEAAQYNERGYLSLAKSYYVAGNGEKAKDMYEKAYSLGVKEATYELGKYFDIVEENEKEAEKWYKIGQEMEDAKSIYKLGILYECSREFGKSEEEIYTLYEKAANMKYAPAISDMIYYTNRQENGNKSKEWAFKVLNETGLIELGRETIRDAQNFLEEMGEYAGDKISEKNYEIEYDNDLIYFIEKNSKGRNIKEETYERKKSNLWMIFGIIIFILQLIIKCSEY from the coding sequence ATGGAAATATTAATATCGGTATTAATCGCAGTTATTGGAATTGTAATTTTGATAATAATGAACTTTAGAAATCGTAAAAAAATGGATGAATTTGATGACTTTTCGAGAGAAATGCAGGAAAGGAAAAAAAGAAAAAGAAAAGTTCGTGAAATTCAAAAATATGAAGCTGAAGAAAGAGCAAGTTTTAGTGAAAGTGCTTATGATGAAAATAGAATTTCTTCGGAAAGTGAGCCTAAACAAAATGAAAAGACATCGAATGTAGATAAATTTGGCGTGAAGATAGTTTCATTGGATGATATTGTTACAGAAGATTATGGGAAAGATTTTATAGAATATGATAAAAAGGAAAGCGAGGAATATCAAGAAAATATTAGAACAGCGAATATATTTATAATGTCAGGATTTTTTGGAGAAGCAAGGGATAAAATAGCTGAATCCTTGAAATTCAGCCAAAGAGCAAATTACGAGCTTGGAAAGTATTACTATTATTGCGAGAAAGATAACCAAAGTGCTGTAAACGCATTAAATTTGGCATACAATTCAGGAATAAAGGAGGCTATGTATTACATAGGGTTGATTGAAGAAGAATCGGGAAATTATGAAATTGCAAAAGGCTGGTATGTAGCAGGTGCGGAAAATGGCGAAATTAATTCGATAATTAGGCTAGGAAAAATTGCTGAAGAAAAGAAGGATTATGAAGAAGCAGAAAGTATTTATCTAAAAATTGCTGATACAAAAAATGCTGAATTAATATACAATCTTGTAAGAATTTACTTTAAGCAGAATAAAAGAGAAAAAATACTAGAATGGCAGGAAAAATTGTTAAATGAAAAGCAAATTATGGGATTGAATTCTGAAATAATCAAGAATATTGAATTTATGCTCGGAAATGAAAAAGACAGAAAATACGTGGAATTGATTAATCAGGGAAATGAACTTTTGGAAAAGAAAGATAAGGGAAATGCTCAAAAACTGTTTCTTGAAGCGGCACAATATAATGAAAGAGGATATTTGTCGCTTGCAAAATCATATTATGTTGCAGGCAATGGAGAAAAAGCCAAAGATATGTATGAAAAGGCTTATTCTTTAGGAGTGAAAGAAGCGACTTATGAACTGGGGAAATATTTTGATATAGTTGAAGAAAATGAGAAAGAAGCTGAAAAATGGTATAAAATTGGACAGGAAATGGAAGATGCAAAATCTATTTATAAACTTGGGATACTTTATGAATGCAGTAGGGAATTTGGAAAAAGTGAAGAGGAAATATACACGCTATATGAAAAAGCGGCTAATATGAAATATGCTCCTGCAATTAGTGATATGATATATTACACTAATAGACAGGAAAATGGGAACAAATCAAAGGAATGGGCATTTAAAGTATTAAATGAAACAGGATTGATCGAACTTGGGAGAGAAACAATAAGAGATGCACAGAATTTTCTGGAAGAAATGGGAGAATATGCGGGCGATAAAATTTCAGAAAAAAATTATGAAATTGAATACGATAACGATTTGATATATTTTATAGAAAAAAATTCTAAAGGCAGAAATATAAAGGAAGAAACTTATGAAAGAAAAAAATCAAATCTTTGGATGATATTTGGAATTATAATTTTTATACTGCAACTGATTATAAAATGTTCGGAGTATTAA
- a CDS encoding MFS transporter has translation MDNEHSIENTKKYAIMEVMFFNGYTVGMQSFVLLSLAIYFNMSSFFISIVSSLPTAGYLLQIFTKRVNILLGSRKRTMVIAATLSRLVICVMPFAVFFDVRKQEVYFAVMLIYALVAPFSNNVWTAVMTKIINKKERGKYFGVRNLFSSLSTVVYTLIYGYVLSMPDRKTAMLILTTIMSLSAIGSAIFMCLHYVPDLGTDIKNVSIKTAFKNKNFVVYLKFASVWLFTWEFLKPMTEYYRIKILGVNTMFISQMGVLTAILSSVLYLVYGKLSDKYGNKTMLRMGIFFTTYYVLTYFSMTQDNKMSMLFAAAVIDAIGFTAITLSLLNLMMEVSGEPADAYVGAYAMVSGLSAISAGLFGGMLGKFINNGVIYIFGEQFYTIRFAFVIGFILRLFSLLELTRVYSFEKTFVYPGGSSRIKSMFSKIMFSGSRYVIHSNKGKNEDSDEQNVDKEENVNGKSDESKKEL, from the coding sequence ATGGATAACGAACATTCAATAGAAAATACGAAAAAATATGCAATAATGGAGGTTATGTTCTTTAATGGATATACAGTAGGAATGCAGAGTTTTGTGCTTTTGAGCTTGGCGATTTATTTTAATATGAGTTCTTTTTTTATATCAATTGTGTCATCGCTGCCAACGGCGGGATATTTGCTTCAAATATTTACTAAGCGGGTAAATATTTTGCTTGGAAGTAGGAAAAGGACAATGGTAATAGCGGCTACTCTTTCAAGGTTGGTTATATGTGTAATGCCTTTTGCTGTTTTTTTTGATGTCAGAAAGCAGGAAGTATATTTTGCTGTAATGCTTATTTATGCGCTTGTCGCACCTTTTTCAAATAATGTGTGGACGGCTGTAATGACGAAGATTATTAATAAAAAGGAAAGAGGGAAGTATTTTGGAGTGCGTAATTTATTTTCATCTCTTTCTACCGTAGTTTACACGTTGATTTATGGATATGTTTTATCAATGCCTGACAGAAAAACTGCAATGCTTATATTGACAACAATAATGTCGCTTTCGGCAATAGGTTCAGCGATATTCATGTGCCTTCATTATGTTCCTGATTTGGGAACGGATATAAAAAATGTGAGTATTAAAACGGCATTTAAAAATAAAAATTTTGTCGTTTATCTGAAATTTGCTTCTGTATGGCTGTTTACATGGGAATTTCTAAAGCCAATGACAGAATATTACAGGATAAAAATACTTGGTGTAAATACAATGTTTATTTCCCAAATGGGAGTTTTAACAGCGATATTGTCAAGTGTACTTTACCTAGTTTACGGGAAATTATCTGATAAATACGGAAACAAGACAATGCTTAGAATGGGAATATTTTTTACGACATATTACGTGCTTACCTATTTTTCAATGACTCAGGACAATAAAATGTCAATGCTTTTTGCAGCTGCAGTAATTGATGCAATAGGATTTACAGCGATAACATTAAGTTTACTGAATCTTATGATGGAAGTTTCAGGCGAGCCTGCTGATGCTTATGTAGGAGCTTATGCGATGGTTTCGGGACTTTCAGCAATATCGGCAGGATTGTTCGGTGGTATGCTGGGAAAATTCATAAATAACGGAGTAATTTATATTTTTGGGGAACAATTTTACACAATAAGATTTGCCTTTGTTATAGGATTTATTTTGAGATTATTTTCATTGCTGGAATTAACAAGGGTTTATTCATTTGAAAAAACATTTGTGTATCCTGGCGGAAGCAGTAGAATAAAAAGCATGTTTTCCAAAATAATGTTTTCAGGCTCAAGATACGTTATTCATTCTAATAAAGGAAAAAACGAGGATTCTGATGAACAAAACGTGGATAAGGAAGAGAATGTTAATGGTAAATCTGATGAAAGTAAGAAAGAACTGTAA
- a CDS encoding phosphatase PAP2 family protein — protein sequence MLNFIQNIDIFIIKQFYNFQHSLNSKLLSSILIFFTNLGNHGLVWIAITLFLLSSKKYRKIGYLAIISLIINAIIVNVILKNLTHRARPFTEISDIILLVKAPKDFSFPSGHTSASFTMVYIFYKHLKKYFPAVLITSIIIAFSRLYLTMHFPSDVLAGLLIGLFAGFLGEKIFNKKNNLMKS from the coding sequence ATGTTAAACTTTATACAAAATATTGATATTTTTATTATTAAACAATTTTACAATTTTCAGCACAGCTTAAATTCTAAGCTACTAAGCAGTATACTGATATTTTTTACCAACTTAGGAAATCACGGATTAGTATGGATTGCAATAACATTATTTCTGCTTTCTAGCAAAAAATATCGAAAAATCGGATATTTAGCCATAATTTCATTGATTATAAATGCAATTATTGTAAATGTCATTTTGAAAAACCTTACACATAGAGCAAGGCCCTTTACAGAAATATCTGACATTATTCTTTTAGTCAAAGCCCCAAAGGATTTTTCTTTTCCTTCAGGACATACCTCAGCATCTTTTACAATGGTATATATTTTTTACAAACATTTAAAAAAATATTTTCCAGCTGTACTGATAACAAGCATTATTATTGCCTTTTCAAGGCTATACTTAACTATGCATTTTCCAAGTGATGTTTTGGCTGGATTGCTTATTGGATTGTTTGCAGGGTTTTTGGGGGAGAAAATTTTTAATAAGAAAAATAATTTGATGAAAAGTTAG
- a CDS encoding cell filamentation protein Fic, with protein sequence MLIKRLGMCVNWQNINRNDYLSAIKRSVVNDLELKFLLKENLTEDVESRDIFMKGINQSYEYENMRKYDVINI encoded by the coding sequence ATGTTGATAAAAAGGCTTGGAATGTGTGTGAATTGGCAAAATATTAATAGAAATGACTATTTATCAGCGATAAAAAGAAGTGTGGTTAATGATTTGGAATTGAAATTTCTTTTGAAGGAGAATTTGACGGAAGATGTGGAAAGCAGAGATATATTCATGAAAGGGATTAATCAGTCTTATGAATATGAAAATATGAGAAAATATGATGTGATAAATATATGA
- a CDS encoding DKNYY domain-containing protein, giving the protein MKKQLLKILMLLFLIGNLSFSEYVVKDGKVFYNGKEVWVEDMKSFRILNDKIAADSQNVYFRGYRTISPYVRNSKDFIGVFSKERKEEQKEIKYDVKKIELIPSREKDRYFYFFKYNKKIYAVYGLGGESFFGIQDVDYETFKEVSGNFVKDKNKVYFVRLSGGFCSYSGDYCQSFFLGMPEIKGIVPKNFKVIIDNSDYDKIFVENDGKLYFMKSNPYSEEDFKLEELKQVDVKTFKPLEDKLIKDKNNVYFFKDNKFIKFEKADANTFEVIGNGYARDKSNIYFLYPNLEYMMPIKMEADRKSFNLIKVGEDYTSYAKDRKNIYCKGRILEGADYKTFRIFKEKDENREEIVKIKDKNHEYDEYCRIKDKNKF; this is encoded by the coding sequence ATGAAAAAGCAGTTATTGAAAATATTAATGCTATTATTTTTAATTGGGAATTTATCATTTTCAGAATATGTTGTGAAAGACGGGAAAGTTTTCTATAATGGGAAAGAAGTTTGGGTTGAGGATATGAAGAGTTTTAGGATTTTAAATGATAAAATTGCGGCAGATAGTCAGAATGTATATTTTAGAGGATATAGGACAATTTCGCCATATGTTAGGAATTCAAAAGATTTTATTGGTGTTTTTTCAAAAGAAAGAAAAGAAGAACAAAAAGAAATAAAATATGATGTTAAAAAGATTGAGTTAATTCCTAGCAGAGAAAAAGACAGATATTTTTATTTTTTTAAGTATAATAAAAAAATATATGCTGTGTATGGACTCGGTGGTGAATCTTTTTTTGGAATACAAGATGTAGATTATGAAACTTTTAAAGAAGTATCTGGAAATTTTGTGAAAGATAAAAATAAAGTTTATTTTGTTAGACTATCTGGTGGATTTTGTAGTTATTCAGGTGATTATTGTCAATCATTTTTTCTTGGTATGCCAGAAATAAAAGGAATAGTTCCTAAAAATTTTAAAGTTATTATAGATAATTCAGATTATGATAAAATATTTGTCGAAAATGACGGGAAACTATATTTTATGAAATCTAATCCATATTCTGAAGAGGATTTTAAACTTGAAGAATTAAAGCAAGTAGATGTAAAAACTTTTAAGCCTTTGGAGGATAAACTTATAAAAGACAAAAATAATGTATATTTCTTTAAAGATAATAAATTTATAAAATTTGAAAAGGCAGATGCAAATACATTTGAAGTTATCGGGAACGGCTATGCAAGGGATAAAAGCAATATTTATTTTTTGTATCCAAATTTGGAATATATGATGCCAATAAAAATGGAGGCAGATAGAAAGTCATTTAATTTGATTAAAGTTGGAGAAGACTATACATCTTATGCAAAGGACAGAAAGAATATTTATTGTAAGGGTAGAATATTAGAAGGTGCGGATTATAAAACATTTAGAATTTTTAAAGAAAAAGATGAAAATAGAGAAGAAATTGTGAAAATAAAAGATAAAAATCATGAATACGATGAATATTGTCGGATAAAAGATAAAAATAAGTTTTAG
- a CDS encoding ABC-F family ATP-binding cassette domain-containing protein, which translates to MSLVQFNKVYKQFAGEYILRDVNFTIEEKDKIGLVGVNGAGKSTIIRMLLGEERIDGNENNLNEFGEIVKSGATKIGYLSQNTEFSDEKNTIYEEMMTIFEEERKIWDEIQKVNMLMGTANEDEMEKLINKSAELSSIYEAKNGYEIEYKIKQVLTGLELTGEYENLLLQDLSGGERTRVSLAKLLLSEPDLLILDEPTNHLDLISIEWLEDYLKKYNKAFLLVSHDRIFLDNVCTKIFELENKKLHKYDGNFSSFILQKEMILKGEIKRYEKEQEKIKKMEEYIDRFRAGIKARQAKGRQKILDRIERMEDPIFNPQRMRLKFEAVKMSGENVLKVRNLSKSFDGKKVLNNINFELFRGERVGIIGKNGIGKSTLLKILLDKLPKDTGEIEFGTRLKIGYYDQNHQEFSQENTILQEINNSLDLTEEYLRTLAGGFLFSGDDVQKKISMLSGGERVRVAFLKLYMEKANFLILDEPTNHLDVYSIEVLEDALEDFDGTMLVVSHNRHFLDTVCNTIYCLDENGLTKFKGNYEDYKESLKTAKSASQGTDLETKEEKKLSYQEQKEQSRKIAKLKRDIEKLEKEMEKITEMRENLNAEYEKAGKENNIEKLMEVQEKLDRLEEEEMEKMEEWDVKSGELESLE; encoded by the coding sequence ATGAGTTTAGTTCAGTTTAACAAGGTATATAAGCAATTTGCAGGGGAATATATTTTGAGAGATGTTAATTTTACGATTGAAGAGAAGGATAAGATTGGGCTTGTGGGGGTAAATGGGGCTGGAAAGTCTACAATTATCAGGATGCTTTTGGGGGAAGAGCGGATTGATGGAAATGAGAATAATCTTAATGAGTTTGGGGAAATTGTGAAAAGTGGGGCTACAAAAATTGGGTATTTGTCACAGAATACGGAGTTTTCGGATGAAAAAAATACGATTTACGAGGAAATGATGACTATTTTTGAGGAAGAGAGAAAAATTTGGGACGAGATTCAGAAGGTTAATATGCTTATGGGAACAGCAAATGAGGATGAAATGGAAAAGCTGATTAACAAGTCTGCTGAACTTTCTTCTATTTATGAGGCAAAAAATGGTTATGAGATTGAATACAAAATTAAACAGGTGCTTACAGGGCTTGAGCTTACTGGGGAATACGAGAATTTGTTATTACAGGATTTGAGCGGTGGGGAAAGAACACGTGTTTCGCTTGCAAAACTGCTTTTGTCTGAACCTGACTTGCTGATTCTGGACGAGCCGACAAACCATCTGGACTTGATTTCGATTGAGTGGCTTGAGGATTATTTGAAAAAGTATAATAAGGCGTTTTTGCTTGTTTCTCACGATAGAATATTTTTGGATAATGTCTGTACGAAAATTTTTGAGTTGGAAAATAAAAAATTACATAAGTATGATGGCAACTTTTCATCGTTTATTCTTCAAAAAGAGATGATTTTGAAGGGGGAAATCAAGCGGTATGAGAAGGAGCAGGAAAAAATTAAGAAAATGGAGGAATATATTGACAGATTTCGGGCTGGAATAAAGGCAAGACAAGCGAAAGGACGGCAAAAAATACTGGATAGAATCGAGAGAATGGAAGATCCTATATTTAATCCACAAAGAATGAGGCTAAAATTTGAAGCGGTTAAAATGAGCGGGGAAAATGTGTTGAAAGTTAGAAATTTGTCTAAAAGCTTTGATGGGAAAAAAGTTTTGAATAATATAAATTTTGAGCTTTTTCGTGGAGAAAGAGTTGGAATTATTGGAAAAAATGGGATTGGGAAATCTACACTTCTAAAAATACTTTTGGATAAATTGCCGAAAGATACAGGGGAAATTGAGTTTGGAACAAGGCTAAAAATCGGATATTATGATCAGAATCATCAGGAATTTTCGCAAGAAAATACGATTTTACAGGAAATAAACAATTCACTTGACTTGACAGAAGAATATTTGCGAACACTCGCAGGTGGATTTTTGTTTTCAGGAGATGATGTACAGAAAAAAATTAGCATGTTAAGCGGTGGAGAAAGAGTCCGTGTGGCATTTTTGAAACTTTATATGGAAAAAGCCAACTTTTTGATTCTGGATGAGCCGACAAACCATCTGGATGTTTATTCCATCGAAGTGCTGGAGGACGCTTTGGAGGATTTTGACGGAACAATGCTTGTTGTTTCCCACAACAGACACTTTTTAGACACAGTCTGCAATACAATTTATTGCCTTGATGAAAACGGACTGACAAAATTCAAAGGAAATTACGAAGACTACAAAGAAAGCCTAAAAACAGCAAAATCAGCTTCTCAAGGAACAGACCTAGAAACGAAGGAAGAGAAAAAACTTTCATATCAGGAGCAGAAGGAACAGTCAAGAAAAATCGCAAAATTGAAACGTGATATTGAAAAACTGGAAAAGGAAATGGAAAAAATCACAGAAATGAGAGAAAACTTGAACGCCGAATACGAAAAAGCTGGAAAAGAAAACAATATTGAAAAACTGATGGAAGTGCAGGAAAAACTGGATAGGTTGGAAGAAGAAGAGATGGAGAAGATGGAAGAATGGGATGTGAAGAGTGGGGAGTTGGAGAGTTTGGAGTAG
- the crcB gene encoding fluoride efflux transporter CrcB → MKFLMIGIGGGIGAILRYLISAVPLKVSFPVQTFVTNILGAILIGIVVEMVAGKQVSQNWSLFWRVGICGGFTTFSTFSLETYNLIEKGNTWIALGYAVLSIVLSVVGVFIGRGVVRAA, encoded by the coding sequence ATGAAATTTTTGATGATTGGAATTGGTGGGGGAATTGGGGCGATTCTTCGATATTTGATTAGTGCTGTGCCTTTAAAAGTGAGTTTTCCTGTGCAGACTTTTGTTACGAATATTTTGGGAGCAATTTTGATTGGGATTGTTGTTGAGATGGTGGCTGGGAAGCAGGTTTCACAGAATTGGAGTTTATTCTGGAGAGTGGGGATTTGTGGAGGATTTACGACATTTTCTACATTTTCGCTGGAAACGTATAACTTGATTGAGAAGGGGAATACTTGGATTGCATTGGGATATGCGGTTTTGAGTATTGTGCTGTCGGTTGTGGGAGTTTTTATTGGAAGGGGAGTTGTTAGAGCGGCATAA
- a CDS encoding Fic family protein, whose amino-acid sequence MANNKYSWENESNKILKRLVSQDDEEFLSKKRAKELFDNGILKNIQVGTFEGLKKIHWYLFQECYGTGGKIREHDIRKGDTVFCRAMYLEDNLKTVSKMPENTFEEIIEKYIEMNIMHPFYD is encoded by the coding sequence ATGGCAAACAATAAATACAGCTGGGAAAACGAAAGTAACAAAATCTTAAAAAGGCTAGTTTCACAAGATGATGAAGAATTTTTGAGTAAAAAAAGGGCAAAAGAATTATTTGATAATGGAATATTAAAAAATATTCAAGTGGGAACTTTTGAAGGCTTGAAGAAAATACATTGGTATTTGTTTCAGGAATGTTATGGAACTGGAGGAAAAATACGGGAACACGATATTCGAAAAGGCGATACAGTGTTTTGTCGTGCGATGTATCTTGAAGATAATTTAAAGACAGTTTCTAAAATGCCTGAAAATACTTTTGAGGAAATAATTGAAAAATATATTGAAATGAATATAATGCATCCGTTTTATGATTGA